CATTCCAAAATGGAAATTCCTGTTGGTAGTCGTTATGGGAATGTACCTTATAGGTGGTTTTTTCCTGTTTTGCCGTAGGCTGGGCATAGGTACAAAGTGACAGCACAAAAAATAGTATGGCGAATGGTTTCATTGTACCCGTATTGCTATTTGGTCCGTTTCTTTTTCCCATTAAAGTATTTTTTGTCCATTGGTGTTAGCCGATCTTTGGCCAAATCCAAATGAAAATTTACGGCGGGGTCGCCATTCAATTGCAAAAATGAAAATCGCATAAATCATCATTGAAAGGAACAAATAAAAGGGTGGCAAACCTTATCACGGCACCACCCTTTTAGACAAACTAACTTAAACTAACTGCTAACTGTTAAACGCATTAATATCCTGGATTCTGCTCTAAAAAGCCATCAATTCCCGACGCGGCATCCACAGCACTTTGTGGAATGGGGAACAACCTTTTGTTGACATCCGTATTTGTTTTCTCCGTCCAGGAATCTTCGTATTTTCCAAAACGGATTTGATCCCCACGCCTAAAACCTTCCCAATACAACTCAAAACCACGTTCACGGAAAAGGATGTCCAAATCCAGGGAAGTCAACGCCTCTGGGGTCTGCTCCGGACGGGCAGTCCTTGATGTCCGTACGGCATTGACATCGGCCAAAGCACCGGCTGCATCCCCATTTCTCAGTTTGGCTTCGGCACGCATGAGATAAATCTCGGCCAAACGCATCAAGACCAAATCCACACTACTAAAATCATTTCCGTCAGGGGAGGTCCGACTAAACTGGTATTTGGAACAGCGGTAGCCTTTGTTGTGCAGGGAACCTTCATTTGTAAAATCAATATCAAAGGTATGGTTTACGTAGGCCACGTCACGATCTGGACCACTTCCCCGGGTTAGTTGGACCGGATAAATCCGTACCTGCCCCCCATCACAGGTCAAAAAGGCACCATCGTCACCCTTTCGGGGTCCCCATTGAATTCCCCGTAGAATACCCCTATCCATTTCAAAATCGTCTGGATCGATGCAATAAAAGCTGTTTTCAGTTTCTGTGGCAATTAGTTTTTCACGATTTTCAAAGTCTTGCAATTGTGCGTCAGGAATTAGTGTATTCCGTTGGTAGAATCGTGCGTCGGCCTCAGCAGGATCGGTAGCTCCGTAGGCATCGAACCAGGTCTGTACAAAATCCGAGGTAAAGGCAGGTCCATCCGTACCATCGGCCCTTGGGGATTCCGGTCTTGGAAACATATCCCCGGCTATGGACCAGTAGGCCCATCTGCTGTGTTCATCTTCCAATTGACCTCGTTGGTCCAATGCAAAGATGAGTTCTGGGTTACTGTTGTTGTCATCGTTGAACAGGTCAAAGTATTCGGGCGATAAGGCAAAGTTTCCGGAATTTATGATATTATCGGTGTACCTAATGACTTCGTCCATATCCCCAGCGGAGAAATTTGGTGTTCCATAGGGATCACGGTATACTGCCGCATTAAGATGTAACCTGGCCAAAAGCCCCCAAACCGCCGCTTGGGTCATTCGGCCAGGGCCCCTGGTGGCATTGATGACATCCACAACGGCCAATAGCTCACTTTCAATATAGTCCACGGCATCCTGGCCCCGTAACACTTCGGATAGTTCTGCGGATGACTCTTTTCTAAGTACCACTCCCCAACTGTCCAACAACAATATATTTAGATAGGCCCTCAAGGCCCTCATTTCGTGCAATGCCCCTTGGGCTTCATTATCCCCGTTTTCTGCCAGTGGTTCCAAGACCTCAATGGCCGCCAAGGTCCTGGATATATTTATGGTCACCTCGTTCCAGCTATCGCCAATGAGGTCATTGGTAGGTGTCATGGTATGGGCATGGGTAGCGATAAACTTCCCACCATCAAACCAGTCGGTTCCGCCACGAAAAGGCAGGATACCCTCATCTGCAGCTAGCAGTTGCAAGCCAAAATAACGCGTATGCAGCCAAACCCGGGAAACATAACCATAAGCAGGGGCAATGGACCCGCTAACAAGTTCCGCTTGGCCCCCAAATTCGGATTCGTCCAAACGTTCTTCCTCTAAATCCGTACAGTTCCAATGTAACAAGGGGCAAAAAGCCAAGATTGTGATTAAGATTCTATTTTTCATTTTTATACAATTTTTATTAAAACGATACATTTAGGCCCAATAGCAAGGTTCTGGGCGCGGGATAGGTAAAACGATCGATTCCAAACGTCTGGATTCCATCCACATTGTTCCCGGTATTGATTTCGGGATCAAAACCTGAATAATCGGTAATCACGAATAGGTTCTGTCCCGTCAACGTAAAACGAATATTGTTCACCCATTCGTCCAGTCCTATTAATTGCGGGTTCAAGGTGTAGCCCAAGGTGGCATTGTTCAACCGTAAGAAGTCGCCATCTTCCAGATACCGGGTGGATACCTCGTTGGAATTGCTGAGATCTTCATTGGGAAATTGAATCGCAAAATCGGTAGTGTTCAAGCTTCTGCTTAGTTGACTATTGGAAAAGATGGTCATTGCCGTATGATTGTAAATCTTATTACCGGCAACCCCGTTAAAATTGATGCCCAAATCAAAATTTCGATAATTGAAATTTAGGTAAAAGGCATAGATAATGTCCGGTAGTGCGCTGCCAGCGGCAATCCGGTCATTGTCCAAGGATTGGCCATCCCCGTTCACATCCCTAAATTCATTTAAGCCATCGTCCCCTATCCCTATGAATTCTTTCATAAAGAAGGTTCCTGCCGGTTCCCCGTTGATATACCCATTGATCGTAGCACCTGTTTGACCAGCTCCTACGGCACCACCTGTGGTCAAGACGGCAAATGGGGAGTTTTCTATTTTATTATCGGTATAGGCGATATTGCCCCCAACATTAAAAATGAAGTCCTCACCAAAACTTCCCCTGTAATCCAGGGAAAATTCAAGCCCATTATTGATGATTTCCAAATCCGGGACATTGGTCCAGATTCGCTCCGTAGGTTGTATGGGATCGGTCCGGTTGGCAAATAGGACAACGTCCGTGACCACTTTGTTGAAATAGTCCAGCGCACCTGTGATTTTGTTGCCAAAAAGG
The sequence above is a segment of the Muricauda sp. SCSIO 64092 genome. Coding sequences within it:
- a CDS encoding RagB/SusD family nutrient uptake outer membrane protein yields the protein MKNRILITILAFCPLLHWNCTDLEEERLDESEFGGQAELVSGSIAPAYGYVSRVWLHTRYFGLQLLAADEGILPFRGGTDWFDGGKFIATHAHTMTPTNDLIGDSWNEVTINISRTLAAIEVLEPLAENGDNEAQGALHEMRALRAYLNILLLDSWGVVLRKESSAELSEVLRGQDAVDYIESELLAVVDVINATRGPGRMTQAAVWGLLARLHLNAAVYRDPYGTPNFSAGDMDEVIRYTDNIINSGNFALSPEYFDLFNDDNNSNPELIFALDQRGQLEDEHSRWAYWSIAGDMFPRPESPRADGTDGPAFTSDFVQTWFDAYGATDPAEADARFYQRNTLIPDAQLQDFENREKLIATETENSFYCIDPDDFEMDRGILRGIQWGPRKGDDGAFLTCDGGQVRIYPVQLTRGSGPDRDVAYVNHTFDIDFTNEGSLHNKGYRCSKYQFSRTSPDGNDFSSVDLVLMRLAEIYLMRAEAKLRNGDAAGALADVNAVRTSRTARPEQTPEALTSLDLDILFRERGFELYWEGFRRGDQIRFGKYEDSWTEKTNTDVNKRLFPIPQSAVDAASGIDGFLEQNPGY